The following are encoded in a window of Streptococcus pasteurianus genomic DNA:
- a CDS encoding tRNA1(Val) (adenine(37)-N6)-methyltransferase — protein sequence MIKSILKAGERIDQLFSTDVKIIQNKDVFSYSIDSVLLSRFPKIPSRGLIVDLCSGNGAVGLFASTRTKAPIIEVELQERLANMAERSIQLNQLENQVQMINDDLKNLLKHVPRSGVDLILCNPPYFKVSETSKKNLSEHYLLARHEIATNLEEICEVARHALKSNGRLAMVHRPDRFLDIIDTMRQYNLAPKRIQFVYPKIGKDANMLLIEAIKDGSTDGLKILPPLFVHKENGDYTDDIFEIYYGKNGRKN from the coding sequence ATGATTAAATCAATTTTAAAAGCTGGCGAACGTATTGACCAGCTCTTTTCGACAGATGTCAAAATTATTCAAAATAAAGACGTGTTCAGTTATTCTATCGATAGTGTCTTGCTGTCACGTTTTCCAAAAATCCCTTCACGTGGCTTGATTGTTGACCTTTGTTCTGGAAATGGTGCCGTAGGACTTTTTGCCAGCACGCGCACCAAAGCACCAATTATCGAGGTAGAATTGCAAGAACGTTTGGCAAATATGGCAGAGCGTTCAATCCAGCTCAATCAATTAGAAAACCAAGTTCAGATGATTAATGACGATTTGAAAAATCTGCTCAAGCATGTGCCACGTTCTGGTGTTGATTTGATTCTGTGTAATCCACCTTATTTCAAGGTTTCAGAAACGTCAAAGAAAAATCTTTCTGAACACTACCTTCTTGCTAGACATGAAATTGCTACCAATTTAGAAGAAATTTGTGAGGTAGCCAGGCACGCGCTCAAATCAAATGGACGACTAGCTATGGTACATCGACCAGACCGTTTCTTAGACATCATTGATACCATGAGACAATACAATCTAGCGCCAAAACGTATCCAATTTGTTTATCCTAAAATAGGTAAAGATGCTAATATGCTCTTGATTGAAGCGATTAAAGACGGCTCTACTGACGGACTAAAAATTCTCCCACCACTCTTTGTTCACAAAGAAAACGGTGACTATACGGACGATATTTTTGAAATTTATTATGGAAAAAACGGAAGAAAAAACTAA
- a CDS encoding helix-turn-helix transcriptional regulator codes for METCQHEVVNPNQGLLSFLYVHNEQSPAYIEPHWHRAVELSYTSKGSIDHFYIAGENFQTQSGQILVVNTQDIHSIRVLNYKEEPELALTITYPYPFLVGQYEDISHCQFDINHPETFSTQQKQAYNHLQDILEMIIRDFQADSPQKNLKLNLGILQVLDILVTSFLVDTVADVHKDNRLQIAERIKEIDSFLQKNYQETIGLEELAEHCHLSRSYMARFFKAHLGVTLGQYLATIRAQKARDSLIETKDCLTDIALKHGFSGLRSMNRALETNFGKTARQLRDEQ; via the coding sequence TTGGAAACGTGTCAGCATGAAGTGGTCAACCCTAATCAAGGCTTATTGTCATTTTTATATGTTCACAATGAGCAGTCGCCTGCCTATATTGAGCCGCATTGGCATAGGGCTGTTGAATTAAGCTATACCTCAAAAGGATCCATTGATCATTTTTACATTGCAGGTGAAAATTTTCAAACCCAATCAGGTCAAATTTTAGTGGTTAATACTCAGGATATTCACAGCATTCGTGTTTTGAATTATAAGGAAGAGCCTGAGTTGGCTCTGACGATTACCTATCCTTATCCATTTTTGGTTGGTCAATATGAAGATATTAGTCACTGTCAGTTTGATATCAATCATCCAGAGACTTTTTCAACGCAGCAAAAGCAGGCTTATAATCATCTCCAAGATATCTTAGAGATGATTATAAGAGATTTTCAGGCAGATAGTCCACAGAAAAATCTGAAATTAAATTTAGGTATTTTACAGGTTTTGGATATTTTAGTGACTTCTTTTTTGGTTGATACTGTGGCTGATGTTCATAAGGATAATCGCCTTCAAATTGCTGAGCGTATCAAGGAGATTGATTCTTTTTTGCAGAAAAATTATCAGGAGACCATTGGTTTGGAAGAATTGGCAGAACATTGTCATCTGTCTCGCTCCTATATGGCACGCTTTTTCAAAGCTCACTTGGGGGTAACCTTAGGGCAATACCTAGCAACTATTCGTGCTCAAAAAGCACGTGATAGTTTGATTGAAACCAAGGATTGTCTGACAGATATTGCTTTAAAACATGGTTTTAGCGGCTTACGGTCAATGAACCGCGCCTTGGAAACAAATTTTGGAAAGACAGCTCGTCAGTTAAGAGATGAGCAGTGA
- a CDS encoding GIY-YIG nuclease family protein: MEKTEEKTNKAYMYVVECADGTLYTGYTTNVEKRIKTHNSGKGAKYTRSRLPVKLIYQKSFDSKEAAMSAESYFKQKTRQQKLAYIEEHTSIF; the protein is encoded by the coding sequence ATGGAAAAAACGGAAGAAAAAACTAACAAAGCTTATATGTATGTTGTCGAATGTGCTGATGGCACACTCTACACAGGCTACACAACCAATGTTGAAAAGCGTATCAAAACACATAATAGCGGCAAAGGTGCAAAGTACACTAGAAGTCGCCTACCAGTCAAACTCATCTACCAAAAAAGCTTTGACAGCAAAGAAGCCGCCATGTCCGCCGAAAGCTACTTCAAACAAAAAACACGACAACAAAAGCTAGCATATATAGAAGAACACACTTCCATTTTCTGA
- a CDS encoding ROK family protein, translated as MTCYLSFDIAGTHIKYALMSASEEILEKNHVMSPKDLDDFWSAIDDIILTYRSQIQRVAFSAPDRVDIDNGIIYLGGVLTCLDDVHIKERIKENYDLPATVLNDGKAAALAKVWQGSLKGVSDGATIILGTGVGGGLVLNGKLRSGVHFQAGELSFILLNPANQSFDKMSGYLESAVGMIEKINQIIGNSDIKDGLIAFKAVQSKKQKQ; from the coding sequence ATGACATGTTATTTAAGTTTTGATATTGCTGGTACTCATATAAAATATGCTTTGATGAGTGCTTCCGAGGAGATTTTAGAGAAAAATCATGTGATGTCTCCTAAGGATTTAGATGATTTTTGGTCAGCAATTGATGACATTATCTTGACTTATCGTAGCCAGATTCAAAGAGTGGCGTTTAGTGCTCCGGACCGTGTAGATATTGATAATGGTATCATTTATTTGGGTGGTGTCCTGACTTGTTTGGATGATGTTCATATTAAAGAGCGTATTAAAGAAAATTATGATTTACCAGCTACGGTGCTTAATGATGGTAAGGCAGCAGCCTTAGCAAAGGTCTGGCAGGGGAGTTTGAAAGGTGTATCAGATGGTGCAACCATTATTTTAGGAACTGGTGTTGGTGGCGGTCTCGTTTTGAATGGGAAATTACGCAGTGGTGTACATTTTCAAGCAGGTGAGTTAAGTTTTATACTTCTAAATCCTGCTAATCAAAGTTTTGACAAGATGAGTGGCTATCTAGAGTCTGCTGTGGGAATGATTGAAAAAATCAATCAGATAATTGGAAATTCAGATATTAAAGACGGCTTAATAGCTTTTAAAGCTGTTCAATCAAAAAAACAGAAGCAGTAG
- a CDS encoding MFS transporter — MKPVKDKLSFKISLLSISLFLMIAPQISAALPLMYNAFPGVSQSGVETLSTIPNFGIMVGLFVSPFLIRALGQKLTILIGLVITLLAGTFPMYAVAFTPILISRFLLGAGIGLFNSLAVSLIPQFYVDDEEERASMLGFQNVMSSIGAAVSSFLVSYLVTISWHAAFVIYFLVIPSLILFTLFVPLKRETTQFGNQNGNKQKQSINGKVILIAILMFFIFMLYLPMSYKLPTMIVENGIGTTSTAAMVAGFSTLVGIPIGVTFGFFFKKLRDKIFPLGFFLVTLGFLLTAFSQNLVILLLSMVITGIGFGFAVPYMYNWLGWAAPQNSVNLATTLVLVMVNVGCFVSPTVMGALSAFFGSEASNTLLVSAIGFALITIYALVHYVRVHNIHK; from the coding sequence ATGAAACCAGTAAAAGATAAACTATCTTTTAAAATCTCTCTGCTCTCTATTTCTCTCTTTTTAATGATTGCACCCCAGATTTCAGCAGCTTTACCACTTATGTATAATGCTTTTCCCGGTGTCAGTCAAAGTGGTGTTGAGACACTATCTACTATTCCAAATTTTGGAATTATGGTTGGTTTGTTTGTCAGTCCGTTTTTGATACGTGCTCTTGGACAAAAATTGACTATATTGATTGGTTTGGTTATTACCTTGTTAGCTGGAACGTTTCCAATGTATGCTGTGGCTTTTACGCCAATTTTGATTTCGCGTTTTCTACTCGGAGCAGGAATTGGACTTTTTAACTCTCTAGCAGTCAGTTTGATTCCTCAATTTTATGTTGATGATGAGGAAGAACGCGCCTCTATGCTTGGTTTCCAAAATGTTATGAGCAGTATTGGTGCGGCGGTATCTTCTTTTTTAGTCAGTTATTTGGTTACGATTAGTTGGCATGCAGCCTTTGTTATTTATTTTCTGGTTATCCCATCTCTTATTTTATTTACGCTATTTGTGCCATTGAAAAGAGAAACTACTCAATTTGGTAATCAAAATGGAAATAAGCAAAAGCAATCAATCAATGGTAAAGTCATTCTTATCGCTATTTTGATGTTCTTTATTTTCATGCTGTATTTACCGATGAGCTATAAATTACCAACTATGATTGTAGAAAATGGTATCGGTACTACTTCGACAGCAGCTATGGTAGCAGGCTTTTCGACATTGGTGGGTATCCCTATTGGGGTTACCTTTGGTTTCTTCTTTAAAAAATTGCGTGATAAAATTTTTCCACTTGGTTTTTTTCTAGTCACTTTAGGTTTTCTGCTGACAGCATTTTCACAAAATTTAGTTATTTTACTGTTATCTATGGTTATTACTGGTATTGGTTTTGGATTTGCGGTACCATATATGTACAACTGGCTTGGTTGGGCAGCACCTCAAAATTCTGTTAACTTAGCAACAACACTTGTTCTAGTTATGGTGAATGTTGGTTGTTTTGTCTCTCCTACGGTTATGGGAGCTCTATCGGCTTTCTTTGGTTCTGAAGCGAGCAACACCTTATTGGTTTCAGCTATTGGCTTTGCACTTATAACAATTTATGCGCTTGTGCATTATGTCAGAGTGCATAATATACACAAATAA
- a CDS encoding alpha/beta hydrolase, whose amino-acid sequence MTIKQEVLEAAKTLSALFKEGDDKRDAGLPHDIPEVERFDNIAYGPKEKWNLLDIYLPKKRIDKVPTIINIHGGGWVYGTKETYQFFGLSLAKEGFAFVNFNYQLAPEVEFPGELDDVNRAVHWVASHGSDYDIDLNNIFIIGDSAGGQMAVQYLTILTNNDYRQKFGYDKPNMSVRAAAINCGASFLNLPGTIEGAPKAYFTDTVLENKMDMLLTEKYITPAIPPLFLTTANQDFIRDCTVRLDGFLRAKHIEHEFRTYGTPEEPKGHVFNYNIKDPIATACNLEILAFFKQYIA is encoded by the coding sequence ATGACGATCAAACAAGAGGTTTTAGAAGCTGCGAAAACATTAAGTGCACTTTTTAAAGAAGGTGATGATAAACGTGACGCCGGACTGCCACATGATATTCCTGAGGTTGAACGTTTTGACAACATCGCCTATGGTCCTAAAGAAAAATGGAATCTCCTAGATATTTACCTTCCTAAAAAACGTATAGACAAGGTTCCTACTATCATTAATATCCACGGTGGGGGATGGGTCTATGGTACCAAGGAAACCTATCAATTTTTTGGACTTAGCTTAGCTAAAGAAGGTTTTGCTTTTGTTAATTTTAACTACCAACTAGCACCTGAAGTCGAATTTCCTGGAGAACTCGATGATGTCAACCGTGCTGTACACTGGGTTGCTAGCCACGGTAGCGATTATGATATAGATTTAAATAATATTTTCATCATCGGTGACAGTGCTGGCGGACAAATGGCGGTGCAGTATTTGACTATCCTCACCAATAATGACTACCGTCAAAAATTTGGCTACGACAAACCTAACATGTCAGTGCGTGCAGCTGCTATTAACTGCGGAGCTTCTTTCCTCAACCTTCCTGGTACTATTGAAGGTGCCCCAAAGGCTTACTTTACCGATACTGTTTTAGAAAATAAAATGGATATGCTGCTAACCGAAAAATATATCACACCAGCCATACCACCTTTATTCCTCACAACCGCTAATCAAGATTTTATTCGTGATTGTACTGTCAGACTAGATGGTTTCCTGCGTGCTAAGCATATTGAACACGAATTTCGTACCTATGGAACCCCTGAAGAACCAAAAGGACACGTTTTTAATTACAATATTAAAGATCCTATTGCTACTGCTTGTAACTTGGAAATATTAGCATTTTTCAAACAGTACATTGCTTAA